A genomic segment from Nodularia sphaerocarpa UHCC 0038 encodes:
- a CDS encoding diflavin flavoprotein — protein MSENKPRDVQVLPIGTDTTVMRSRSWSRLRFEIEYALAKGTTANSYKIQGDKIALIDPPGETFTQIYLEALQQRMDLTTIDYVILGHINPNRAATIKALLELAPQITFVCSNPGAKNLRGALENQDLPIIVMRGEETLNLGKGHDLQFIPTPNPRYADQICTYDPQTEILYSDKLFGAHICGDQVFDEGWETINEDRRYYFDCLMAPHARQVETALDKLADLPTRMYATGHGPIVRYGLIELTKAYRQWLQQQASSDLTVAMIYASAYGNTATLAQAIARGITKAGVAVESINCEFTEPEEIRAAVEKSAGFVIGSPTLGGHAPTPVQTALGIVLSTATNNKLAGVFGSFGWSGEAVDLIENKLKDAGYRFGFDAIRVKFKPNDVTLQLCEEAGTDFAQALKKSKKVRVPSQPATNVEQAVGRIVGSLCVVTAKEGDISSAMLASWVSQASFNPPGLTIAVAKDRALETLMHSGNKFVLNILPEGKHIGLMKHFLKPFAPGQDRFGDIPVEETESSSPILADALAYLECSVQGRLESADHWLVYATVDNGKVLNKDGVTAVHQRKTGSHY, from the coding sequence ATGTCAGAAAACAAACCCCGTGATGTTCAAGTTCTTCCCATTGGTACAGATACCACAGTCATGCGATCGCGCAGTTGGTCAAGACTGAGATTTGAAATTGAATATGCCCTAGCCAAGGGTACAACTGCCAATTCTTATAAAATTCAAGGCGATAAAATCGCTCTGATTGACCCTCCAGGAGAAACATTTACGCAAATTTACCTGGAAGCTTTGCAGCAACGGATGGATTTAACCACCATTGATTATGTAATTCTAGGTCATATTAATCCCAACCGCGCCGCCACCATCAAAGCTTTATTAGAACTAGCACCACAGATTACCTTTGTCTGTTCTAATCCTGGGGCTAAAAATTTACGCGGTGCTTTAGAAAATCAGGATTTACCAATTATTGTGATGCGGGGGGAAGAAACCCTGAATTTAGGTAAAGGACATGATTTACAATTCATTCCCACCCCTAACCCCCGTTATGCAGACCAGATATGCACTTATGACCCACAAACAGAAATTCTTTACTCAGATAAGCTATTTGGGGCGCATATTTGTGGTGATCAGGTATTTGATGAAGGCTGGGAGACAATCAACGAAGACAGACGCTATTATTTTGATTGTCTGATGGCTCCCCACGCGCGTCAAGTGGAAACAGCATTAGATAAACTGGCTGATTTACCTACAAGAATGTACGCCACTGGACATGGCCCCATAGTCCGTTATGGCTTAATCGAACTGACTAAAGCTTATCGCCAATGGCTTCAACAACAAGCATCTTCTGACTTGACAGTGGCGATGATTTATGCTTCAGCTTATGGAAATACTGCTACATTGGCACAGGCGATCGCTCGTGGTATTACTAAAGCTGGCGTAGCAGTCGAATCAATTAACTGTGAATTTACAGAACCCGAAGAAATCCGCGCTGCTGTGGAAAAATCTGCTGGTTTCGTCATCGGTTCACCTACCCTGGGCGGTCACGCACCCACACCAGTACAAACAGCATTGGGAATTGTCCTCTCCACCGCCACAAACAATAAACTTGCTGGTGTATTTGGTTCCTTTGGCTGGAGTGGTGAAGCCGTTGATTTAATTGAAAACAAACTCAAAGACGCGGGTTACAGATTCGGTTTTGATGCCATTCGGGTCAAATTCAAACCCAATGATGTCACCTTACAATTGTGTGAAGAAGCCGGAACCGATTTTGCCCAAGCCTTGAAAAAATCCAAAAAAGTGCGTGTTCCCAGCCAACCAGCCACAAATGTAGAACAAGCAGTCGGGCGCATCGTCGGTTCTCTTTGCGTCGTTACAGCCAAAGAAGGGGATATATCCAGCGCCATGTTAGCCTCCTGGGTATCTCAAGCCAGTTTTAATCCTCCTGGTTTAACCATAGCTGTGGCTAAAGACCGGGCTTTAGAAACCCTCATGCACTCAGGAAATAAATTTGTCCTCAACATTCTCCCAGAAGGAAAGCATATAGGCTTAATGAAACATTTTCTCAAACCTTTTGCCCCAGGACAAGACCGATTTGGTGATATCCCTGTGGAAGAAACTGAAAGTAGTTCTCCAATTCTCGCTGATGCTTTGGCATATTTGGAATGCTCCGTACAAGGTCGGTTAGAATCGGCAGACCATTGGCTAGTTTATGCCACAGTAGATAATGGCAAAGTTTTAAATAAAGATGGTGTGACAGCTGTCCATCAAAGAAAAACCGGAAGTCATTATTAG
- a CDS encoding NUDIX hydrolase: MFLLFFATVVQSTRNLWRVGQTVLGMIFRHPITGASIIPILPDGRIVLIKRRDDGCWSLPGGMVDWGEDIPQTVNRELIEETGLELVKITRLVGVYSAPDRDPRIHSICVVVEAEVKGKMKIQDTLEVMDIQAFPTDSLPPGKMSHDHTRQLKDYLNGLTTLA, translated from the coding sequence ATGTTCTTGCTTTTTTTTGCAACAGTTGTCCAGTCTACACGTAATTTATGGCGTGTAGGACAAACGGTATTGGGTATGATTTTCCGTCATCCCATTACTGGGGCTAGTATTATTCCCATATTACCAGATGGTCGAATTGTCCTAATTAAGCGGCGCGATGATGGCTGCTGGTCCTTACCTGGAGGCATGGTAGACTGGGGAGAAGATATTCCTCAAACAGTCAACCGAGAATTGATTGAAGAAACTGGACTGGAGTTGGTGAAAATTACCCGTTTAGTTGGAGTTTACTCAGCACCTGACCGAGATCCCCGCATTCATTCAATTTGTGTGGTGGTTGAAGCCGAGGTTAAAGGGAAAATGAAGATTCAAGATACTTTGGAGGTGATGGACATCCAGGCTTTTCCTACTGATTCTTTACCTCCAGGAAAAATGTCTCATGACCACACTCGTCAGTTAAAAGACTACTTAAATGGCTTGACAACATTAGCATAA
- a CDS encoding phycobiliprotein lyase, with protein sequence MTSPLKLAQTVDESQIAEFFQESVGQWRSERRYYTLPEGETKEMESLITIRFLEPGCDKLQNLGQMHDLPNSVSLICGAEVTWDSTDVLKARKESQGSTLFGVLGNILYRDRGFATSKPVTAKYYFPNPKTLCLRTEYNGSVFEEELKLIGSKYRTRQTIISRAGEQLMIGQYLEKRIEA encoded by the coding sequence GTGACATCACCGCTAAAACTTGCACAAACCGTTGACGAATCCCAGATTGCCGAGTTTTTCCAAGAATCAGTTGGTCAGTGGCGCTCTGAAAGACGCTACTATACTTTGCCAGAGGGTGAAACCAAGGAAATGGAGAGTTTGATCACTATCCGGTTTTTAGAACCAGGATGTGATAAATTGCAAAATCTGGGTCAGATGCACGATTTGCCAAATTCCGTGAGTTTAATTTGTGGTGCGGAAGTCACCTGGGATAGTACAGATGTCCTAAAAGCCAGAAAGGAGTCTCAAGGTTCCACATTATTTGGAGTTTTGGGAAATATTTTATATCGCGACCGAGGTTTTGCCACATCCAAGCCTGTAACCGCCAAATATTATTTCCCCAACCCTAAAACACTATGTTTGCGAACTGAGTACAACGGCTCGGTATTTGAGGAGGAATTAAAACTTATTGGTAGCAAATATCGCACCAGACAGACAATTATTTCTCGCGCTGGTGAGCAATTAATGATTGGTCAATATTTGGAAAAAAGAATCGAAGCTTAG
- a CDS encoding diflavin flavoprotein, protein MVALTERTEKRLTIETVEIAQETIAIRSLDWDRDRFDIEFGLQNGTTYNSFLIRGEQTALVDTSHEKFRQLYFDILTGLINPTEIDYLIISHTEPDHSGLVKDLLKMAPDITVVASKVAIQFLENLVHQPFKRQIVKNGDRLNIGNGHEFEFVIAPNLHWPDTIFSFDHKTKVLYTCDAFGLHYCSDSTFDEDLAAIEADFKYYYECLMGPNARSVLSALKRMAELKTIDMIATGHGPLLSHNVEELTGRYRTWSQSQSKAETAIGIFYVSEYGYSDRLAQAIAKGINKTDVAVEIVDLGAGVDLQELRELVSRCTGIVVGMPPVESNANIQAALSTIIGSAKEKQAIGIFETGGGDDEPIDPLLNKFRNLGLTTVFPEIRIKQTPTENTYQLCEEAGTDLGQWVTRDRSIKAMKSLGADLDKALGRISGGLYIITAKKGDVSSAMLASWVSQASFKPLGLSIAVAKDRAIESLMQVGDRFVLNVLEEGNYQTLMRHFLKRFAPGADRFEGVRTQPAQNGAPILTDALAYMECEVVSRMDCGDHWAVYSNVYEGRVSKPEALTAVHHRKVGNHY, encoded by the coding sequence ATGGTAGCACTCACCGAAAGAACTGAAAAACGGCTCACCATAGAGACTGTGGAAATTGCTCAAGAAACGATAGCAATTCGGTCTTTGGATTGGGATCGCGATCGCTTTGATATTGAGTTCGGTTTACAAAATGGTACAACTTATAACTCGTTTCTGATTCGCGGTGAACAAACTGCTTTAGTTGATACCTCCCATGAAAAGTTTCGCCAGTTATATTTTGATATCCTCACAGGATTAATCAATCCTACAGAAATTGATTATCTGATTATCAGCCACACGGAGCCAGATCATAGCGGTTTAGTGAAAGATTTGCTGAAAATGGCTCCAGATATTACTGTTGTGGCTTCTAAGGTAGCAATTCAGTTTCTGGAAAATTTAGTCCATCAGCCATTTAAACGCCAAATTGTCAAAAATGGCGATCGCTTAAATATAGGCAATGGTCACGAATTTGAATTTGTCATCGCCCCCAATTTACACTGGCCGGATACTATCTTCAGCTTCGATCATAAAACCAAAGTTCTCTACACCTGTGATGCTTTTGGGCTGCATTATTGCTCAGATAGCACCTTTGATGAAGATTTAGCAGCGATTGAAGCGGATTTTAAATATTACTACGAGTGCTTAATGGGGCCAAATGCGCGCTCAGTTTTATCCGCCCTCAAGCGGATGGCTGAACTGAAAACAATTGATATGATCGCCACTGGTCACGGTCCTTTATTATCTCACAATGTTGAAGAGTTAACCGGACGTTACCGCACTTGGAGCCAAAGCCAAAGCAAAGCCGAAACAGCTATTGGGATATTTTACGTTTCCGAATATGGTTATAGCGATCGCCTAGCGCAAGCAATTGCCAAAGGTATCAATAAAACTGATGTCGCCGTGGAAATCGTAGACTTAGGCGCAGGGGTAGATTTACAAGAACTGCGGGAATTAGTCAGCCGTTGCACAGGAATTGTCGTCGGGATGCCGCCTGTGGAAAGTAATGCTAATATCCAAGCAGCACTCAGTACGATTATCGGATCTGCTAAGGAAAAACAAGCCATAGGCATCTTTGAAACAGGCGGTGGAGATGACGAACCTATAGATCCTCTCCTAAATAAATTCCGCAACTTGGGTTTAACAACAGTTTTCCCAGAAATTCGCATTAAACAAACCCCCACAGAAAACACTTACCAACTTTGTGAAGAAGCGGGTACAGACTTGGGACAATGGGTAACACGCGATCGCAGCATCAAAGCGATGAAATCTCTAGGTGCAGACCTGGACAAAGCCCTAGGCAGAATCAGTGGGGGATTATATATCATTACAGCCAAAAAAGGCGATGTATCCAGTGCCATGTTAGCCTCCTGGGTAAGTCAAGCCAGCTTCAAACCGCTAGGATTATCCATTGCAGTAGCTAAGGATAGAGCAATTGAATCACTGATGCAAGTAGGCGATCGCTTTGTTCTCAATGTCTTAGAAGAAGGTAATTACCAAACCCTGATGAGACACTTCTTAAAGAGGTTCGCCCCTGGTGCTGATCGCTTTGAAGGTGTGAGAACTCAGCCCGCCCAAAACGGCGCTCCCATCCTCACCGATGCCTTAGCTTATATGGAGTGTGAAGTTGTAAGTAGAATGGACTGCGGCGACCACTGGGCTGTATATAGCAACGTTTATGAAGGACGAGTTTCTAAACCAGAAGCACTCACAGCAGTTCATCATCGTAAAGTGGGAAACCATTATTAA
- a CDS encoding alpha/beta fold hydrolase, which translates to MDTLFRNSRRKLSQGLLFWREAGEGTPVIFLHGAWNDSSQWVSVIESLSQSFHCLSPDLLGFGESENPNVHHSIDLQVESIAEFLQAVRLKKVYLVGYSLGGWIAASYALKYPEQVCGLVLLAPEGVAIERQEKYSQKMRRLVSSPPILSKLLKLFRPLNKISGLKEKIDQDVSLRQKLLKSPTACHLLFQRRDLEIEAEFLQKRLHLMQVPVLILQGGQDLLDAVVKSQTYTQLLPQVEFKIIAHAGNDLPGCCPGILARDIQNFIKAN; encoded by the coding sequence ATGGATACCCTATTCCGTAACTCCCGGAGGAAACTCTCTCAAGGGCTGCTATTCTGGCGCGAAGCTGGTGAAGGTACTCCGGTAATTTTTTTACATGGTGCTTGGAATGATAGCAGCCAATGGGTATCAGTGATTGAGTCATTATCTCAGAGTTTTCATTGTCTGTCACCAGATTTATTAGGCTTTGGTGAGTCAGAAAATCCTAATGTTCATCATTCAATTGATTTACAGGTGGAGTCTATTGCTGAGTTTCTTCAAGCTGTGAGATTAAAAAAAGTATACTTAGTAGGCTATTCTCTGGGCGGTTGGATTGCTGCTAGCTATGCTTTAAAGTATCCAGAGCAAGTTTGTGGTTTAGTATTACTAGCGCCAGAAGGTGTAGCTATAGAAAGACAAGAAAAATATTCGCAGAAAATGCGAAGATTAGTCAGCAGTCCACCAATTTTATCGAAACTATTAAAATTGTTTCGACCTTTAAATAAAATTTCGGGGTTGAAGGAAAAAATCGACCAAGATGTGAGTTTGCGTCAGAAGTTATTAAAATCTCCTACTGCGTGTCACTTATTATTCCAACGGCGAGATTTAGAAATTGAAGCGGAATTTCTGCAAAAAAGATTGCATTTGATGCAAGTTCCAGTTTTGATTTTGCAAGGCGGTCAGGATTTACTCGATGCTGTGGTTAAAAGTCAAACTTATACTCAACTTCTTCCTCAAGTCGAGTTTAAAATAATTGCTCACGCTGGGAATGATTTACCTGGTTGTTGTCCGGGGATTTTAGCTAGAGATATTCAGAATTTTATCAAGGCTAATTAA
- a CDS encoding pantothenate kinase, producing MKPQRRRGHRENLWLALEIGNSRLHWALFTGQILNYTWDTDHLPESLTHKLAKCQGIDDLPPEIFPPSRRREVDGKNSPHTPIFLASVVPQQTAIWQTHPHVRVITLAQIPLLNMYPTLGIDRALALWGAGKTWGFPILVIDAGTALTFTGADAKKSLVGGAIMPGLGLQFRTLGQNTGQLPQLETEIISLPPRFAMNTTEAIQSGIIYTLLAGIKDFVTAWGQLFPDSKIVIKGGDRHLIINYLRFQFPEIAARLIVEPNLTFWGMREIITDF from the coding sequence GTGAAACCACAGAGGCGCAGAGGACACAGAGAGAATCTTTGGTTAGCTTTGGAAATTGGCAATTCGCGGTTGCACTGGGCGTTATTTACAGGTCAAATTCTTAACTACACTTGGGATACTGACCATTTACCGGAATCATTAACACATAAGCTGGCTAAATGTCAAGGAATTGATGATTTACCACCAGAAATTTTTCCTCCCAGTCGCCGTAGGGAAGTAGACGGCAAAAATTCCCCCCATACCCCGATTTTTTTAGCCTCTGTTGTTCCCCAACAAACGGCAATTTGGCAAACTCACCCTCACGTGCGTGTAATTACCTTGGCACAAATCCCCCTATTAAATATGTATCCCACCTTGGGAATTGACCGAGCGCTGGCTTTGTGGGGGGCTGGCAAAACTTGGGGTTTTCCGATATTAGTAATTGATGCTGGAACTGCACTAACTTTTACGGGTGCGGATGCGAAAAAGTCTTTAGTTGGAGGTGCAATTATGCCGGGACTGGGTTTACAATTTAGGACTCTGGGTCAAAATACCGGACAATTGCCACAATTAGAAACAGAAATTATCTCTTTACCGCCACGTTTTGCCATGAATACAACAGAGGCGATTCAAAGTGGAATTATTTACACTTTATTAGCTGGAATTAAAGATTTTGTTACAGCCTGGGGGCAGTTATTTCCTGATAGCAAAATTGTCATTAAAGGAGGCGATCGCCATTTAATAATAAACTATCTAAGATTTCAGTTCCCAGAAATTGCGGCCCGTTTAATCGTAGAACCAAATTTAACTTTTTGGGGAATGCGAGAAATCATCACAGACTTTTAA
- a CDS encoding endonuclease domain-containing protein, whose translation MRTEPTLSEKVLWQRLKNKQLGGFKFRRQQVIDRFIVDFYCHEIKLVIEVDGEVHNYTQVEDAIRQEFLESLGLRVMRFNNEDILLRIESVLGEIARWLE comes from the coding sequence ATGCGGACTGAACCCACATTGTCAGAAAAGGTACTTTGGCAAAGATTAAAAAATAAGCAACTGGGAGGTTTTAAATTTCGTCGTCAGCAGGTTATTGATAGATTTATAGTTGACTTTTATTGCCACGAAATCAAATTAGTGATTGAGGTGGATGGAGAGGTTCATAATTACACTCAAGTAGAAGATGCTATTCGACAAGAGTTTTTAGAATCTTTGGGTTTGCGGGTGATGAGGTTTAATAATGAGGATATTTTGTTAAGGATAGAGAGTGTTTTAGGAGAAATTGCGCGTTGGTTGGAATAA
- the tnpB gene encoding IS200/IS605 family element RNA-guided endonuclease TnpB, with protein MQKAFKVTLTPKHNQQVLINKTIGCARFVYNRFLALKQELYKTEQKTLNYHACSQQLTLLKKEIIWLKEVDKFALQNSLKNLETAYKNFFSARRCANTDLKKAKKKKGLGFPKFKKKSGCKQSYKTNLTNGNIQVIENRLKLPKLGWVKFHKSQDITGKLVNVTITRTNSGKYIASILCETEIDKYPQVTQNIGLDLGIKSYLVTSNNEVVDNPKYYRTQKRKLRKSHKKLSRSVKGSNNRVKAKIKLARTYERITNLRDDFLHKLSTRLIKENSIICIEDLRVANMVKNHKLALSISDASWSKFVTMLEYKALWHDRIVQKVGTFYPSSQICNCCGFINPLVKDLKLREWSCPNCGKHNLRDVNASLNILSEGLRILTLRLRSVPTAAVGIPEALNACEELVRPEAIQAQIVEAGIA; from the coding sequence ATGCAAAAAGCGTTTAAAGTTACACTCACCCCTAAGCATAACCAGCAAGTCTTAATTAACAAGACTATTGGTTGTGCAAGGTTTGTGTATAATCGATTTCTAGCATTAAAACAGGAGTTGTATAAGACCGAACAGAAAACATTAAACTATCATGCCTGTAGTCAGCAACTTACTTTACTAAAAAAGGAAATTATCTGGCTCAAGGAGGTAGACAAGTTCGCCTTACAGAACTCACTCAAGAACTTAGAGACAGCATATAAAAACTTCTTCTCTGCGAGACGCTGCGCGAACACTGACCTCAAGAAAGCCAAAAAGAAAAAAGGTCTAGGCTTTCCTAAATTCAAAAAGAAATCTGGGTGCAAACAGTCTTATAAAACTAACCTTACAAATGGCAACATTCAGGTAATAGAAAATCGTTTAAAGCTCCCTAAACTAGGATGGGTAAAGTTTCACAAGTCTCAAGATATCACTGGCAAGCTTGTAAACGTTACCATAACTCGTACTAATAGCGGTAAGTACATTGCTAGTATTTTGTGTGAAACAGAGATCGACAAGTATCCACAAGTCACTCAAAATATTGGATTAGACTTGGGAATCAAATCTTATCTCGTTACTAGCAATAATGAAGTTGTAGATAATCCCAAATATTATCGAACTCAAAAAAGGAAGTTACGCAAGTCACATAAAAAACTATCTCGTAGTGTAAAAGGTAGTAACAATAGAGTCAAAGCGAAAATCAAGCTGGCTCGTACCTACGAACGGATTACCAATTTGAGAGATGATTTTTTACACAAACTTTCAACTCGTTTAATCAAAGAAAACAGCATTATCTGTATTGAAGATTTGCGAGTTGCCAATATGGTGAAGAATCACAAGCTAGCATTGAGCATTTCAGATGCTAGTTGGTCTAAATTTGTTACCATGTTGGAATATAAAGCTTTATGGCATGACAGAATTGTGCAGAAAGTTGGTACGTTTTATCCTTCGTCTCAGATTTGCAACTGCTGTGGTTTTATTAATCCACTAGTCAAGGATTTAAAGTTGCGTGAATGGTCTTGTCCCAATTGTGGTAAACACAATTTGAGAGACGTGAACGCCAGTTTAAATATTCTGAGTGAGGGCTTGAGAATTTTAACACTTCGACTGCGCTCAGTGCCAACAGCCGCCGTGGGTATCCCGGAGGCTCTAAACGCCTGTGAAGAACTTGTAAGACCTGAAGCAATTCAGGCTCAGATCGTTGAAGCAGGAATCGCGTGA
- a CDS encoding efflux RND transporter periplasmic adaptor subunit, translated as MILDKKMPNKQAKLPSYNGSLNQIINPELYSISATKHRAEAANRPLSRYILFITSLLGVGLLTASCGSMPKESAKAQSQQGGEGGRGKNATPVDVAIARTGFLRVQPSYTGNTTPFRTVSVRSQVEARLLALNLDVGDTVKQGQNVGLLDDAILLTSLKQAEAELAARRSEVARAETQVSNARAEVERARLELVQSQSDSKRQQELFRAGAISQQTAEQARTQAKTAAQSLRASEDQVRTEQQAVAAAQGRVIAQQALVAQFKERRTYARLISPITGVITQRVTEPGNLLQPGNEVLQIADFSRVKVVVQVSELELSQIQLGQSVQVSLDAFPNESLIGRVTRISPVADATARLIPVEVVIPNSENKIGSGLLARVKFESQTSQRVVVSQAAIQTEPKNNNSPDSTTAQSESEERNGKVFVITDREGKTKVTTRAVTLGNKADGNVEILSGLEAGEPYVARSGKPLKEGDAVVLSVLSETAK; from the coding sequence ATGATTTTGGATAAAAAAATGCCTAACAAACAGGCAAAATTGCCAAGCTATAATGGCTCCTTAAACCAGATAATTAATCCCGAATTGTATTCAATTTCAGCAACCAAACACAGAGCAGAAGCAGCAAATCGCCCCTTATCAAGATATATTTTATTCATTACTTCTTTGCTAGGTGTGGGACTCTTGACGGCAAGTTGTGGATCGATGCCGAAGGAGTCTGCTAAGGCGCAATCTCAGCAAGGTGGTGAGGGAGGGCGCGGGAAAAATGCCACACCAGTAGATGTAGCGATCGCCCGCACAGGCTTTTTACGAGTACAACCAAGTTATACAGGGAATACTACGCCATTTCGTACCGTTTCAGTGCGATCGCAAGTAGAAGCACGACTATTAGCCTTAAACTTAGACGTAGGCGATACAGTCAAACAAGGACAGAACGTCGGACTATTAGATGATGCCATCCTGTTAACATCATTAAAACAAGCAGAAGCCGAACTAGCAGCCCGGAGATCAGAAGTAGCCAGAGCCGAAACTCAGGTTAGTAATGCCCGCGCCGAAGTGGAAAGAGCGCGATTAGAATTAGTGCAATCCCAGTCCGACTCCAAACGCCAACAGGAACTATTCCGAGCCGGTGCTATATCCCAACAAACCGCCGAACAAGCCCGCACCCAAGCAAAAACAGCAGCCCAATCACTACGAGCATCCGAAGACCAGGTGCGTACAGAACAGCAAGCCGTCGCCGCCGCCCAAGGAAGAGTCATAGCTCAACAAGCCCTAGTTGCTCAATTTAAAGAGCGCCGAACCTACGCCCGCTTAATTTCCCCCATAACTGGTGTAATTACCCAAAGAGTCACAGAACCAGGTAATCTTCTGCAACCAGGAAATGAAGTCTTGCAGATTGCCGACTTTAGCCGTGTCAAAGTCGTAGTGCAAGTTTCCGAATTAGAACTGTCGCAAATTCAACTCGGACAATCTGTGCAAGTCAGCTTAGATGCTTTCCCCAACGAATCATTAATTGGCAGAGTTACACGCATCTCTCCAGTTGCCGATGCTACAGCCCGTTTAATACCAGTAGAAGTAGTAATTCCCAATAGCGAAAACAAAATTGGCAGTGGACTCTTAGCAAGAGTCAAATTTGAATCCCAGACATCACAGCGAGTCGTGGTGTCCCAAGCAGCTATTCAAACAGAACCAAAAAATAATAATTCTCCTGACTCTACAACAGCTCAGAGCGAGTCAGAGGAACGCAATGGTAAAGTCTTCGTAATTACAGACAGAGAAGGTAAAACCAAAGTCACCACCCGTGCTGTTACTTTAGGGAACAAAGCTGATGGCAACGTAGAAATTTTATCAGGCTTGGAAGCCGGGGAACCTTATGTTGCTCGTAGTGGTAAACCTTTAAAAGAGGGAGACGCTGTAGTTCTTTCAGTCTTGTCAGAAACCGCAAAATAA
- a CDS encoding choice-of-anchor I family protein — protein MANPAEAISLTPIGTYSTGIFDNSAAEIPTYDPVSQRLFVVNAAAKTIDVIGISDPTNPLLLFNIDINNYFAGGNANSVAFNNGILAAAVEAPVTQDLGKALFFNADGNFLGNVTVGALPDMLTFTPDGTRLLVANEGEPNNDYTIDPEGSVSIIDLNFSNLSNSNVITAGFTQFNSQIDQLRNAGVRIFGPNATVAQDLEPEYITVSPDSNTAWVALQENNAIAVLDLINNQFTNILPLGFKDYSLPGNGFDASDRDDAINIANWPVLGIYQPDGITSYTVNGKTYIVTANEGDTRDYDGFSEEVRLGNNSYQLDPNVFPNADELKLPENLGRLTVTNTLGDSNGDGLFEEIYAFGGRSFSIWEWDEAAKTLNQVYDSADNFEQIIAQRFPDFFNSNHVESTFDTRSDDKGPEPEDVKIAEINGRFYAFIGLERVGGIMTYDVTDPANPVFVNYINNRDFMAESTLTAAGDLGTEGLLFISAANSPNGQPLLVAANEVSGTTTMFSIQSQSVPEPGSILGLVAIASMGVLKFKRQR, from the coding sequence ATGGCGAATCCAGCAGAGGCAATTTCGCTCACACCTATCGGTACTTATAGCACAGGAATTTTCGATAATAGTGCTGCTGAAATTCCGACTTATGACCCGGTAAGTCAACGGCTGTTTGTGGTGAATGCAGCAGCTAAAACCATTGATGTCATAGGCATTAGCGACCCAACAAATCCATTGTTGCTGTTTAATATTGACATCAATAATTACTTCGCTGGTGGTAATGCTAACAGCGTCGCGTTTAATAATGGCATCTTAGCAGCAGCTGTGGAAGCACCTGTTACCCAAGATTTAGGCAAGGCGTTATTTTTTAACGCTGATGGTAATTTCCTCGGTAATGTCACCGTGGGAGCGCTGCCTGATATGCTGACTTTCACACCCGATGGAACCCGCTTGTTAGTGGCTAATGAAGGGGAGCCGAACAATGATTATACCATCGACCCTGAAGGCTCGGTTAGTATCATTGATTTAAATTTCTCTAATCTGTCGAATTCCAATGTGATTACTGCTGGATTTACCCAGTTTAATAGCCAGATTGATCAGCTACGGAATGCTGGAGTCCGCATTTTTGGGCCGAATGCCACGGTGGCACAGGATTTAGAGCCTGAGTACATCACAGTTTCTCCAGATTCTAATACGGCTTGGGTAGCGTTGCAAGAGAATAATGCGATCGCAGTCCTGGATCTGATTAACAATCAATTTACCAACATTCTTCCTTTGGGCTTCAAGGATTATAGCCTGCCAGGAAATGGATTTGATGCGAGCGATCGCGATGACGCTATTAACATTGCTAACTGGCCTGTTTTGGGTATATACCAACCCGATGGTATTACTTCCTACACAGTCAATGGCAAAACCTACATTGTCACAGCCAACGAAGGCGATACTCGTGATTACGACGGTTTTAGCGAAGAGGTGCGATTGGGTAATAATAGTTATCAGCTCGACCCCAACGTGTTCCCCAACGCCGATGAGTTAAAACTACCTGAGAATTTAGGTCGTCTAACAGTCACTAATACTCTGGGCGATTCAAATGGCGATGGTCTGTTTGAGGAAATATATGCTTTTGGTGGGCGTTCCTTCTCCATTTGGGAGTGGGATGAAGCGGCTAAAACACTCAACCAAGTTTACGACAGTGCTGATAATTTTGAGCAGATCATCGCTCAACGCTTTCCTGATTTCTTCAACTCTAACCATGTAGAAAGCACCTTTGATACCCGTAGTGATGACAAAGGCCCCGAACCAGAAGACGTAAAGATTGCCGAAATTAACGGACGTTTTTATGCATTCATCGGATTGGAACGAGTTGGGGGTATTATGACCTACGATGTCACTGATCCTGCGAATCCTGTCTTTGTAAACTACATTAACAACCGCGACTTCATGGCGGAGTCAACCTTGACAGCTGCTGGAGATTTAGGTACAGAAGGTTTACTCTTCATTTCCGCCGCCAATAGCCCCAATGGTCAACCATTATTGGTTGCGGCTAATGAAGTCAGTGGTACGACAACAATGTTCTCTATTCAGTCCCAATCTGTTCCTGAGCCAGGATCTATCCTGGGGTTAGTAGCAATTGCTTCAATGGGTGTCCTGAAATTCAAGCGTCAGCGTTAG